A stretch of the Nitratireductor thuwali genome encodes the following:
- a CDS encoding TRAP transporter large permease — protein MSLALGACLLVLFLLAGIGMPVAYALILAATAYLAVGGQDLALAGEQIIQGLYDSFILLAVPLFIVAANIMNAGTISERLLKFCVALVGRFKGGLGHVNVVASLIFSGMSGSAVADAAGIGKIIIEMMVKSGHYTRGYAAAITAASATIGPIIPPSIPMVLYALISDSSIGYLFLAGIVPGLVMGAVLMAMNVIIAYRRGFETDEVVPFAELPKLTVRAFPALLMPVILLYGIYGGITTPTEAAAVAAFYALLLASVFYRALSWRSLYAVLAESARSSAAVGLVIGGALIFNYIVANENIPGRMAGALVGLEMDPIIFLLLINFLFLLLGCFLDATTIILVIVPLFIPTCRLLGIDLIHFGVVAVVNMMIGLITPPYGILLFVINAVTGIPLGEIIRNVLPFFVVLVGALLVLIFSPDMVLWLPRVFGYQG, from the coding sequence ATGAGCTTGGCGCTTGGCGCGTGTCTTCTCGTGCTTTTCCTTCTGGCGGGCATCGGAATGCCCGTCGCCTATGCGCTGATCCTTGCGGCGACCGCCTATCTGGCCGTGGGCGGGCAGGACCTGGCGCTGGCGGGCGAGCAGATCATCCAGGGCCTTTACGACAGTTTCATTTTGCTGGCCGTGCCGCTCTTCATCGTCGCCGCCAACATCATGAATGCCGGCACGATCTCCGAGCGCCTGCTGAAATTCTGCGTGGCGCTCGTCGGCCGCTTCAAAGGTGGGCTCGGCCATGTGAACGTCGTCGCGTCGCTGATCTTCTCCGGCATGTCCGGCTCCGCCGTGGCCGACGCCGCCGGGATCGGCAAGATCATCATCGAAATGATGGTGAAATCCGGCCACTATACGCGCGGCTATGCGGCGGCGATCACGGCTGCCTCGGCGACCATCGGGCCGATCATCCCGCCGTCGATCCCGATGGTGCTCTATGCGCTGATCTCCGACAGTTCGATTGGCTATCTCTTCCTGGCCGGCATCGTTCCGGGCCTCGTGATGGGCGCGGTGCTGATGGCGATGAACGTCATCATCGCCTATCGCAGGGGCTTCGAGACCGATGAGGTGGTGCCGTTTGCCGAGCTGCCGAAGCTGACGGTTCGGGCATTTCCGGCGCTCCTCATGCCCGTCATCCTGCTCTATGGCATCTATGGCGGCATCACCACGCCGACGGAAGCGGCGGCTGTCGCCGCCTTCTATGCGCTTCTCCTGGCAAGCGTGTTCTATCGCGCGCTGAGCTGGCGGTCGCTCTATGCCGTGCTGGCGGAGAGCGCGCGGTCGTCGGCTGCCGTCGGACTGGTGATCGGCGGGGCGCTGATCTTCAACTATATCGTTGCCAACGAGAATATTCCGGGGCGGATGGCCGGGGCGCTGGTGGGGCTGGAGATGGACCCCATCATCTTCCTGCTTTTGATCAACTTCCTGTTCCTGCTGCTTGGCTGCTTTCTGGACGCCACCACGATCATCCTGGTCATCGTGCCGCTCTTCATTCCGACCTGCCGGCTTCTGGGCATCGACCTCATCCATTTCGGGGTCGTGGCGGTGGTCAATATGATGATCGGCCTGATCACGCCGCCCTATGGCATTCTGCTTTTCGTCATCAATGCGGTGACGGGCATTCCGCTCGGCGAGATCATCCGCAACGTGCTGCCGTTCTTCGTCGTGCTGGTGGGGGCGCTGCTGGTTCTCATCTTCTCGCCCGACATGGTGCTGTGGCTGCCCCGCGTCTTCGGCTATCAGGGATGA
- a CDS encoding TRAP transporter substrate-binding protein has translation MTDKALSRRKFLGKATTAAGAAAAGTLAAPAVLAQSPITLKMQSSWPSSDVFQDMAKEYVERVEAMSGGRLKIDLLPAGAVVGAFQVQDACHDGILDAAHTVPVYWYGKNKAASLFGTGPVFGADATQMIAWMYHGGGNEFYRELTQDILGLNIVGFFAFGMPAQPFGWFKEPIESADQVQGLKYRTVGLAADLFQAMGASVAQLPGGEIVPAMERGVIDAFEFNNPTSDMRFGAQDVAKNYMLSSYHQASESFEFIFNRDRFESLDPDLQAILRYAVEAVHLSNTALAMDQYSSDLQKLQEESGVNVQRTPEEVLKVQLDAWDQILPDLMQDEFFAKVVDSQKAWCERVVFYTLMNSPDYKLAYQHYFPGKIEF, from the coding sequence ATGACAGACAAGGCACTTTCACGCCGGAAGTTCCTCGGTAAGGCGACCACGGCTGCCGGCGCAGCCGCGGCCGGAACGTTGGCCGCGCCGGCCGTCCTGGCGCAATCTCCGATAACCTTGAAGATGCAATCGTCCTGGCCGTCATCGGACGTGTTCCAGGACATGGCGAAGGAGTATGTCGAGCGCGTCGAAGCCATGTCGGGCGGGCGGCTGAAGATCGACCTGCTGCCGGCGGGCGCGGTGGTGGGCGCTTTCCAGGTGCAGGATGCCTGCCACGACGGCATCCTCGATGCCGCGCATACCGTGCCGGTCTACTGGTACGGCAAGAACAAGGCCGCATCGCTATTCGGCACGGGACCGGTCTTCGGCGCCGACGCCACGCAGATGATCGCCTGGATGTACCATGGCGGCGGCAACGAGTTCTATCGCGAGCTGACCCAGGATATTCTCGGCCTCAACATCGTCGGCTTCTTCGCCTTCGGCATGCCGGCCCAGCCCTTCGGCTGGTTCAAGGAACCGATTGAGAGCGCGGATCAGGTGCAAGGCCTGAAATACCGCACGGTGGGTCTGGCCGCCGATCTGTTCCAGGCCATGGGCGCCAGCGTGGCGCAGCTCCCCGGCGGCGAAATCGTGCCGGCGATGGAGCGCGGCGTCATCGACGCCTTCGAGTTCAATAACCCGACCTCGGACATGCGTTTCGGCGCGCAGGACGTGGCCAAGAACTACATGCTTTCCTCGTACCATCAGGCGAGCGAATCCTTCGAGTTCATCTTCAATCGCGACCGTTTCGAAAGCCTCGATCCGGATCTTCAGGCAATCCTGAGATATGCGGTCGAGGCGGTGCATCTGTCCAACACGGCACTGGCCATGGATCAGTATTCCTCCGACCTGCAGAAGCTTCAGGAAGAGTCCGGCGTCAATGTCCAGCGCACGCCGGAAGAGGTCCTCAAGGTTCAGCTCGACGCCTGGGATCAGATCCTGCCCGATCTCATGCAGGACGAGTTCTTCGCCAAGGTGGTCGACAGCCAGAAGGCCTGGTGCGAGCGCGTCGTGTTCTACACGCTCATGAACTCGCCGGACTACAAGCTCGCCTATCAACATTATTTCCCGGGCAAGATCGAATTCTGA
- the rlmN gene encoding 23S rRNA (adenine(2503)-C(2))-methyltransferase RlmN has translation MALTLDMTTPQARDRLRPSGLAEKKSLIGLTRDELGAALAEIGVPERQVRMRVRQLWHWLYVRGVSEFSQMFNISKELRAALDAHFTIARPEIVEEQISQDGTRKWLLRFPPRGAGRPVDVETVYIPEEGRGTLCISSQVGCTLTCTFCHTGTQKMVRNLTAGEILDQLLIARDRLGDFPDHDTPDGAIVPAEGRKVTNIVMMGMGEPLYNFENVKQALLVASDGDGLSLSKRRITLSTSGVVPEIYRTGEEIGVMLAISLHAVRDELRNELVPINKKYPLEKLLQACRDYPGLSNARRITFEYVMLKGVNDSMDDARELVNLLRGIPAKINLIPFNPWPGSNYECSDWDQIEKFADYVNRAGYASPIRTPRGRDIFAACGQLKSASERMKKSDRLALEAMMIAGHGE, from the coding sequence ATGGCCCTGACACTTGATATGACCACGCCGCAAGCGCGCGACCGGCTGCGCCCCAGTGGGCTTGCGGAAAAGAAATCGCTCATCGGGCTGACCCGTGACGAGCTGGGCGCGGCGCTGGCCGAGATCGGTGTGCCGGAGCGCCAGGTTCGCATGCGCGTGCGCCAGCTCTGGCACTGGCTCTATGTACGCGGCGTCTCCGAATTCTCGCAGATGTTCAACATCTCCAAGGAGCTCCGCGCGGCCCTCGACGCCCATTTCACCATCGCCCGTCCCGAGATCGTCGAAGAGCAGATCTCGCAGGACGGCACCCGCAAATGGCTGCTGCGCTTTCCGCCGCGCGGCGCCGGCCGGCCGGTCGACGTCGAGACCGTCTACATCCCCGAGGAAGGGCGCGGCACGCTTTGCATCTCCAGCCAGGTCGGCTGCACGCTCACCTGCACCTTCTGCCATACCGGCACCCAGAAGATGGTGCGCAACCTGACGGCGGGCGAAATCCTCGACCAGTTGCTCATCGCCCGCGACCGGCTCGGCGATTTCCCCGACCACGACACGCCCGATGGTGCGATCGTGCCCGCCGAGGGGCGCAAGGTCACGAACATCGTCATGATGGGCATGGGCGAGCCGCTCTACAATTTCGAGAATGTGAAGCAGGCGCTGCTTGTCGCCTCCGACGGCGATGGCCTGTCGCTTTCAAAGCGCCGCATCACGCTGTCGACCTCGGGGGTCGTGCCGGAGATATACCGCACGGGCGAGGAGATCGGGGTGATGCTGGCCATCTCGCTGCATGCCGTCCGCGACGAGCTGCGCAACGAGCTGGTGCCGATCAACAAGAAGTACCCGCTCGAAAAGCTCCTGCAGGCCTGCCGCGACTATCCGGGCCTGTCCAATGCCCGGCGCATCACCTTCGAATATGTGATGCTGAAGGGCGTCAACGATTCCATGGACGATGCCCGCGAGCTTGTGAACCTCCTGCGCGGCATCCCGGCCAAGATCAACCTGATCCCTTTCAATCCGTGGCCCGGCAGCAACTACGAATGCTCCGACTGGGACCAGATCGAAAAATTCGCCGACTACGTCAACCGCGCCGGCTATGCCTCCCCCATCCGCACCCCGCGCGGCCGCGACATCTTCGCCGCCTGCGGCCAGCTCAAATCCGCCTCGGAGCGCATGAAGAAATCGGATCGGCTGGCGCTTGAAGCGATGATGATCGCCGGGCACGGAGAGTAG
- a CDS encoding TRAP transporter small permease subunit, translated as MHRYIHFADTVSAWFGKAFAWCVVLMTLAVSYEVVVRYAFRAPTVWAFDLTYIMYGTLFMMAGAYTLSRDGHVRGDFIYRLWSARTQAKVELVLYFIFFFPGVLALVFSGWKYAGRSWRYLEVSNMSPANVPIYQFKSVIIAAGILLFIQGIAQVFRCIITIRTGEWPPYAEDVEELETILQKKGAEALRHGSESIDIVDRREPRS; from the coding sequence ATGCACAGATATATCCACTTCGCCGATACCGTCTCCGCGTGGTTCGGCAAGGCTTTCGCGTGGTGCGTCGTCCTGATGACGCTCGCGGTCAGCTACGAGGTCGTCGTGCGCTATGCGTTCCGGGCGCCCACCGTCTGGGCGTTCGACCTCACCTACATCATGTATGGAACGCTGTTCATGATGGCTGGCGCCTACACGCTTTCGCGCGACGGCCATGTGCGCGGCGACTTCATCTACAGGCTCTGGTCCGCAAGGACCCAGGCCAAGGTGGAACTGGTACTGTATTTCATCTTCTTCTTTCCCGGGGTGCTGGCGCTCGTCTTCTCCGGCTGGAAATACGCCGGGCGCTCCTGGCGCTATCTGGAAGTGTCGAACATGAGCCCGGCCAATGTGCCGATCTACCAGTTCAAATCGGTCATAATCGCCGCCGGCATCCTGCTGTTCATCCAGGGCATCGCCCAGGTCTTCCGCTGCATCATCACCATCCGCACCGGCGAGTGGCCGCCCTACGCCGAAGATGTCGAGGAGCTTGAAACCATCCTGCAGAAGAAGGGCGCCGAGGCACTGCGTCACGGCAGCGAATCCATCGACATCGTGGATCGAAGGGAGCCACGGTCATGA
- a CDS encoding LysE family translocator: protein MDFVPESAVIFQFAVATFIIALTPGPDMTLFVGRALSQGKMAGFACMFGAMTGILLHTSLVALGLSALIVASPGAFWALKIFGAGYLVWLAYQAIRNGSAFAPEGKGGPGRSLFKNWATGLGINLLNPKIILFFMTFLPQFVSPGDPNAPGQLFFLGLLFIPLALPITAPMVLAADGFSKLLRKSPKVTRVVDYLFAGVFSAFAVKILTAQAR, encoded by the coding sequence ATGGATTTCGTGCCGGAGAGTGCGGTCATATTCCAGTTCGCCGTCGCTACCTTCATCATCGCGTTAACGCCGGGACCGGACATGACCCTTTTCGTGGGCCGGGCATTGAGTCAGGGGAAAATGGCGGGCTTTGCCTGCATGTTCGGCGCGATGACCGGCATCCTGCTGCATACGAGCCTGGTTGCGCTCGGGCTTTCGGCGCTGATCGTGGCCTCGCCGGGGGCATTCTGGGCGCTGAAGATCTTCGGCGCGGGCTATCTGGTCTGGCTCGCCTATCAGGCAATCCGTAACGGCTCGGCCTTCGCCCCGGAGGGGAAAGGCGGACCGGGAAGGTCGCTCTTCAAGAACTGGGCGACCGGCCTCGGCATCAATCTCCTGAACCCGAAGATCATCCTGTTCTTCATGACCTTCCTTCCGCAGTTCGTCTCGCCGGGCGACCCCAATGCGCCCGGCCAGCTTTTCTTCCTCGGGCTGCTTTTCATCCCGCTGGCGCTGCCGATCACCGCACCCATGGTGTTGGCCGCGGACGGCTTCTCCAAGCTTCTCAGGAAAAGTCCCAAAGTAACGCGGGTGGTGGACTATCTTTTTGCCGGGGTGTTTTCAGCCTTCGCGGTGAAGATATTGACTGCACAGGCGCGGTAA
- a CDS encoding SIS domain-containing protein: MAEAGKTSLMYAETAEAAAAVERLLSSEAKTFAELGRILSARRPPVVTVAARGSSDHAVSFFKYLFEISAGIPVASIGPSVASVYHARLHLPGALHLTVSQSGASPDIIAVQEAAKSGGATTVAIVNVADSPLARSADIVIPIHAGKERSVAATKSFIASAAALAALAQSATGSDGLAAGLQRLPGALDKACSADYEPALPTLVLARSVYATGRGPGFAIALEAALKAKETAKLHAEAFSLAELIHGPMQLIDEGFPVLAFVPEDEALASSRQVLDRLAGMGARVFAISSRQVVAETITAPSTGNGHLDPLPALIAYYRMIERVARERGYDPDAPDKLSKVTETL, from the coding sequence ATGGCGGAAGCCGGCAAGACGTCCTTGATGTATGCCGAGACGGCCGAGGCCGCCGCCGCCGTGGAGCGCCTTCTGTCGAGCGAGGCGAAGACCTTCGCCGAGCTGGGGCGTATCCTTTCGGCGAGACGGCCGCCCGTCGTGACGGTGGCCGCCCGCGGCTCCTCGGATCACGCAGTGAGCTTCTTCAAATATCTGTTCGAGATCAGCGCCGGCATCCCGGTCGCTTCCATCGGCCCCTCGGTCGCATCGGTCTACCATGCGCGGCTTCATCTGCCTGGCGCGCTGCACCTGACGGTATCGCAGTCGGGAGCGAGCCCCGACATCATCGCCGTCCAGGAGGCGGCCAAGAGCGGCGGGGCCACCACCGTCGCCATCGTCAATGTCGCCGACAGTCCGCTCGCCCGCTCCGCCGATATCGTGATTCCCATACACGCGGGGAAGGAGCGCAGCGTGGCGGCCACCAAGAGCTTCATCGCATCGGCCGCCGCCCTCGCCGCCCTTGCGCAGTCGGCCACCGGCAGCGATGGGCTGGCTGCCGGCCTGCAGCGCTTGCCGGGTGCGCTCGATAAGGCCTGTTCGGCCGACTATGAGCCTGCCCTGCCGACGCTGGTGCTCGCCCGATCGGTCTATGCGACGGGGCGCGGACCCGGCTTTGCCATCGCTCTGGAGGCAGCGCTCAAGGCAAAGGAGACCGCCAAGCTGCACGCCGAGGCTTTTTCGCTGGCTGAGCTCATACACGGTCCCATGCAACTGATCGACGAGGGCTTTCCGGTGCTGGCCTTCGTCCCGGAGGACGAGGCGCTGGCATCCAGCAGACAGGTGCTGGACCGGCTGGCGGGGATGGGTGCGCGCGTCTTTGCCATATCCTCGCGCCAGGTGGTCGCCGAGACCATCACGGCGCCTTCGACCGGCAATGGCCATCTCGATCCCCTTCCCGCGCTGATCGCCTATTACCGGATGATCGAGCGCGTGGCGCGGGAACGGGGATATGACCCGGATGCGCCCGACAAGCTGAGCAAGGTAACGGAGACGCTTTAA
- a CDS encoding ABC transporter ATP-binding protein — protein MTGVLLKNIKKSYGVTEVIHGIDLEIEPGEFVVFVGPSGCGKSTLLRMIAGLESITDGDMYIDEQRVNDIPPSQRGIAMVFQSYALYPHMSVYDNMAFGMKIAKAPKAEIERRVKAAAEILQLEPYLDRLPKALSGGQRQRVAIGRAIVRDPKVFLFDEPLSNLDAALRVATRIEIAKLKESMPDSTMVYVTHDQVEAMTLADRIVVLSAGRIEQVGNPIDLYERPANLFVAQFIGSPAMNIQPAKIEKAGEKTTVTLGNGTAELPIPSEAGSEGRTVKFGVRPEDLSIASNGNGLFDGRVNIVESLGEVTNVYLDVENAPEPVILKLQGVQKLGRGETISLAADPAKMHLFNEQGRSLLYL, from the coding sequence ATGACGGGCGTACTGCTGAAAAACATCAAGAAGAGCTACGGCGTCACCGAAGTGATCCATGGCATCGATCTTGAGATAGAGCCGGGGGAATTCGTCGTGTTCGTAGGCCCCTCGGGCTGCGGAAAATCCACGCTCCTGCGCATGATCGCCGGGCTGGAATCCATCACGGACGGAGACATGTATATCGACGAGCAGCGTGTCAACGACATCCCGCCCTCCCAGCGCGGCATCGCCATGGTCTTCCAGTCCTATGCGCTCTACCCTCATATGAGCGTCTACGACAACATGGCCTTCGGCATGAAGATCGCCAAGGCTCCCAAGGCCGAGATCGAACGGCGTGTAAAGGCGGCCGCCGAGATCCTGCAGCTCGAGCCCTATCTCGACCGCTTGCCCAAGGCGCTTTCCGGCGGGCAGCGCCAGCGTGTCGCCATCGGCCGCGCCATCGTGCGCGATCCGAAGGTCTTCCTCTTCGACGAGCCGCTGTCGAACCTCGATGCAGCGCTTCGCGTGGCCACCCGCATCGAGATCGCCAAGCTCAAGGAGTCCATGCCCGATTCCACCATGGTCTATGTGACGCACGACCAGGTGGAGGCGATGACGCTGGCTGACCGCATCGTGGTCCTGTCAGCCGGCCGTATCGAGCAGGTCGGCAACCCGATCGACCTTTACGAGCGTCCGGCTAATCTTTTCGTGGCCCAGTTCATCGGCTCGCCCGCGATGAACATCCAGCCGGCGAAGATCGAGAAGGCCGGCGAGAAGACCACCGTCACGCTAGGCAATGGAACGGCCGAGCTGCCGATCCCCTCAGAAGCCGGATCCGAGGGCCGCACCGTGAAGTTCGGCGTGCGGCCGGAAGATCTGAGCATCGCGTCGAACGGCAACGGCCTGTTCGACGGTCGGGTCAATATCGTGGAATCGCTTGGCGAGGTGACGAATGTCTATCTCGACGTGGAGAATGCACCCGAACCCGTCATCCTGAAACTGCAGGGCGTGCAGAAGCTCGGCCGCGGCGAGACCATTTCGCTCGCCGCCGACCCCGCCAAGATGCACCTCTTCAACGAGCAGGGCCGCTCGCTGCTCTACCTGTAG
- a CDS encoding shikimate dehydrogenase, with protein sequence MSLAMLAGEARPGRVKLGLVGDNIRASRSPALHRICGALSGLEVSYDLYIPPHLGLTFEETFSRCLADGLAGFNVTLPYKERVMRLVEVADPNIARIGAVNAVKPTAEGARGFNTDYSGFISAFRAAFGERKPGIVALIGGGGVGKAIAFALVVLGADEIRVVDRDLPKAEALARALSAAGAARAVAEADVQTAMAGADGAVNGTPLGMTGYPGSPAKDADFAGQSWAFDAVYTPAETLFKRQAEAAGLDFISGYELFFHQGVDAFEIFTGTKVSDLDTLRRRLLLES encoded by the coding sequence ATGAGCTTGGCCATGCTTGCCGGGGAAGCCAGGCCGGGACGGGTGAAGCTGGGGCTCGTTGGCGACAATATCCGGGCCTCGCGCTCGCCTGCGCTGCATCGCATCTGCGGCGCGCTTTCGGGTCTGGAGGTCAGCTACGATCTCTATATTCCGCCCCATCTCGGCCTGACATTCGAGGAGACCTTTTCCCGCTGCCTGGCGGACGGGCTGGCCGGGTTCAATGTGACGTTGCCCTACAAGGAGCGCGTCATGCGGCTGGTCGAGGTTGCGGATCCGAACATCGCCCGTATCGGCGCCGTCAACGCAGTCAAGCCGACGGCCGAGGGCGCCCGCGGATTCAACACCGACTATTCCGGCTTCATCTCGGCGTTCCGGGCGGCCTTCGGAGAGCGGAAACCCGGCATCGTCGCGCTGATCGGCGGCGGCGGCGTGGGGAAGGCCATCGCATTCGCTCTCGTCGTGCTCGGGGCCGACGAAATCCGCGTGGTCGACCGCGACCTGCCCAAGGCCGAGGCGCTGGCACGCGCGCTGAGCGCAGCCGGCGCGGCAAGGGCCGTCGCGGAAGCCGACGTGCAGACCGCCATGGCTGGCGCCGACGGGGCGGTGAACGGCACGCCGCTCGGCATGACGGGTTATCCCGGCTCGCCCGCCAAGGACGCTGATTTCGCCGGCCAGTCCTGGGCCTTCGATGCAGTGTATACGCCGGCGGAAACGCTCTTCAAGCGGCAGGCGGAGGCTGCTGGCCTCGATTTCATCAGCGGCTATGAACTGTTTTTTCATCAGGGTGTGGATGCGTTCGAGATATTCACCGGAACAAAAGTGAGCGATCTCGACACACTGCGCCGGCGCCTGCTGCTCGAAAGCTGA
- a CDS encoding TRAP transporter large permease yields MTDPQVAVAMLGIFIFIILLGFPIAFTLMAMGIGFGYYAYYDAGRMWMSYTRALQEDAGAFTLVQNYIGGFLNNRVFDLFVNQTYSVMANDVLTAVPLFLFMGYVVERANIVDRLFQTLSVTTRRLPGSMAVAALITCTLFATATGIVGAVVTLMGLLAFPAMLKARYDTRFASGVICAGGTLGILIPPSIMLIVYAATSGVSIVRLYAGALLPGFLLAGMYLIYIVIRAIIQPGLAPKAEKLGEDIGLFQVVWMLLTSFFPLAFLITAVLGAILFGFATPSEAAAIGALGGLLLAMAYRALTWRRLQESVYLTVKTTAMVCWLFVGSWVFASVFSYLGGEQLVREFVEGLSLTPLQFLLLAQLIIFLLGWPLEWSEIIIIFVPIFLPLLPMFDIDPLFFGILIALNLQTSFLTPPMAMSAYYLKGIAPPGVQLTQIFSGSLPYVAMVFLTMILLYNVPAIIYWLPQLVYGR; encoded by the coding sequence ATGACCGACCCGCAAGTCGCCGTGGCGATGCTCGGCATTTTCATCTTCATCATTCTTCTGGGTTTCCCCATCGCCTTTACCCTCATGGCCATGGGCATCGGCTTCGGCTACTACGCCTATTACGATGCCGGCCGCATGTGGATGTCCTACACGAGGGCCCTGCAAGAGGACGCCGGCGCTTTCACCCTCGTCCAGAACTATATCGGCGGTTTCCTCAACAACCGAGTCTTCGATCTTTTCGTCAACCAGACCTATTCGGTCATGGCCAACGACGTGCTGACGGCGGTGCCGCTGTTCCTGTTCATGGGCTACGTCGTCGAGCGCGCCAACATCGTGGACCGCTTGTTCCAGACGCTGAGCGTAACCACGCGCCGGCTGCCCGGGTCGATGGCGGTGGCCGCGCTCATCACCTGCACGCTTTTCGCGACCGCAACAGGCATCGTGGGAGCCGTGGTAACGCTGATGGGGCTGCTCGCGTTTCCGGCCATGCTGAAGGCCCGCTACGACACGCGCTTCGCCTCCGGCGTCATCTGTGCCGGCGGCACTCTGGGCATTCTCATCCCGCCCTCGATCATGCTCATCGTCTATGCGGCGACATCCGGCGTATCGATCGTCAGGCTCTATGCAGGCGCCTTGCTGCCGGGCTTCCTGCTTGCCGGCATGTACCTGATCTACATCGTCATCCGCGCCATCATCCAGCCCGGCTTGGCGCCAAAGGCGGAAAAGCTCGGCGAAGACATCGGCTTGTTCCAGGTGGTCTGGATGCTTTTGACATCCTTCTTCCCGCTTGCTTTCCTCATCACGGCCGTGCTGGGCGCGATCCTTTTCGGCTTTGCCACGCCGTCCGAAGCTGCAGCGATCGGTGCGCTGGGCGGCCTGCTTCTAGCCATGGCCTATAGGGCACTGACATGGCGGCGGCTGCAGGAATCGGTCTACTTGACGGTCAAGACCACGGCGATGGTCTGCTGGCTCTTCGTCGGCTCCTGGGTCTTCGCCTCGGTCTTTTCCTATCTGGGGGGAGAGCAGCTTGTCCGCGAATTCGTGGAAGGCCTCAGCCTGACGCCGCTCCAGTTCCTGCTTCTGGCGCAGCTCATCATCTTCCTGCTCGGCTGGCCTCTGGAATGGTCGGAGATCATCATCATCTTTGTCCCGATCTTCCTGCCATTGCTGCCGATGTTCGACATCGACCCGTTGTTCTTCGGTATCCTCATCGCGCTCAACCTTCAGACGTCGTTTCTGACCCCGCCCATGGCCATGTCGGCCTATTATCTGAAGGGCATCGCGCCACCCGGCGTGCAACTCACCCAGATATTCTCTGGGTCCCTGCCCTATGTCGCCATGGTCTTCCTGACGATGATCCTGCTCTACAACGTGCCGGCCATCATCTACTGGCTTCCGCAACTGGTTTACGGGCGTTGA
- the nagA gene encoding N-acetylglucosamine-6-phosphate deacetylase yields the protein MRSMVLTGARIFDGERTLAGHALVVEEGRIRAIVPEAEAAGRADVRLLDGGLLAPGFIDVQVNGGGGRMLNNDPTAETMGVIARGHRAYGTTALLPTLITDTREVTVQAIAAACEAARSEPGVIGLHLEGPHLAPARRGAHLPELMRPLGDDDVDAICDAAGKMPVLHITLACEQASPARVRRLTEAGVIVSLGHTDCTSETAIGLFQAGARGVTHLFNAMSGLSHRAPGLVGAALDHGPAWGGIIADGHHVDPIALRIALRAKRGPGRLFHVTDAMALVGSEAHSFQINRRAVRREAGAVCSRLVLDDGTLAGSDLDMASAVRFGVEVLELPLEESLRMASAYPADYLGIGRDHGYLKSGSRADIVWLDDHIRVRQSWVGGEG from the coding sequence ATGAGGAGCATGGTTCTGACCGGTGCGCGCATCTTCGACGGTGAGCGCACGCTCGCAGGTCATGCGCTTGTCGTCGAAGAGGGACGCATCAGGGCCATCGTGCCGGAAGCAGAAGCCGCGGGACGGGCGGATGTGCGGCTTCTTGACGGAGGGCTGCTCGCCCCCGGCTTCATCGACGTACAGGTCAATGGCGGCGGCGGCCGCATGCTCAACAATGATCCGACGGCAGAGACGATGGGGGTGATCGCCCGCGGGCATCGGGCCTATGGCACCACTGCGCTGCTGCCCACGCTGATAACCGATACGCGGGAGGTGACAGTCCAGGCGATCGCGGCGGCCTGCGAGGCGGCAAGGTCCGAGCCGGGCGTGATCGGGCTGCACCTTGAAGGACCCCACCTGGCACCGGCGCGCCGGGGCGCGCATCTGCCGGAACTCATGCGGCCGCTCGGGGACGATGATGTGGACGCGATTTGCGACGCGGCCGGAAAGATGCCGGTCCTGCACATCACGCTTGCCTGTGAGCAGGCATCGCCCGCCCGGGTGAGACGGCTTACCGAGGCAGGCGTCATCGTCAGCCTTGGGCACACGGACTGTACCAGCGAGACGGCAATCGGCCTGTTCCAAGCCGGCGCTCGGGGCGTCACCCATCTGTTTAACGCCATGAGCGGCCTGTCGCACCGCGCGCCCGGTCTGGTGGGGGCTGCACTCGACCACGGCCCGGCCTGGGGCGGGATCATAGCGGATGGGCATCATGTCGATCCGATCGCGCTGAGAATCGCGCTGCGGGCGAAGCGAGGCCCCGGCCGGCTTTTCCACGTCACCGACGCCATGGCACTGGTGGGCAGTGAAGCTCACAGCTTCCAGATCAACAGGCGGGCTGTGCGCCGTGAAGCCGGCGCGGTTTGTTCCAGGCTGGTGCTCGATGACGGAACGCTGGCAGGTTCCGATCTCGACATGGCTTCGGCCGTACGTTTCGGCGTCGAGGTGCTCGAGTTGCCGCTCGAGGAATCGCTCCGGATGGCGAGCGCCTATCCCGCCGATTATCTCGGCATCGGCCGCGACCATGGCTACCTGAAGTCGGGTTCGCGCGCCGACATCGTATGGCTCGACGACCATATCCGCGTCAGGCAGAGCTGGGTCGGCGGCGAAGGCTGA